Below is a genomic region from Kryptolebias marmoratus isolate JLee-2015 linkage group LG12, ASM164957v2, whole genome shotgun sequence.
cccttttttttcctcctcccccccccaaCAACACaagtttttgtgtgttcttgATGAGTGCACCACTTTCTCGGCCAGGATGGGGGTGTTGGATTTCGAGCTGGATCACTGAACCAGCTGCGAGGCAAGCCAAGGATTGGGGGACAAAGCGCCCTACTGTCCCACCCACCCCCACTTTTATAGGAGCATGGGACAAAATGGCTCTTTAATAGACACCAAAGAAAGGTTCTGCTGAGGGCTCCCATTACAGGAGCCTTTTCAAAGGGGGGTGGAGGGAGGCctagaaacagaaaagtaatcAGTCATCCCAGCCGGGATGCCAACACTGATAAGACCAAATGGACCGGTCCTGATTGCCAGGCGAGTCCATCACTTTAAGATCTGTGTTCCAGCTTTGCTCAGTCTTCATTTTTTAAGCTCCCTCTTATAATAAAGATCTTAttgctccatattttcctaacagagcactttgctctcagactgcaggtttacttgtgagTTTCTAGaagcagaacaggaggcagagcttttagttctcaggctcctctgttgtggaaccaacttcaaATTTCTGTCCACGAGGCTGACACcttgtctacttttaagacgaggctgaagactttcctttttggtAAATCCTATAGTCAgagttggcttgggtttcctgagctatcccttagttattaggcttagactgctggaggacaaaccgACCACATCCTTTCgctctgctgccatctttaccctctctactctccatgtttacACATGCAATCAGTGcgcttgtgtttttcttcccatagaaactccttctgtgtttgctgGCTCTCTAAACCTCCGGCTGGTCGAGGCAGACAGCCCGGTCCTGCTCGAGGTTAAAAGGGAgttatttctttctgctgtcACCAACATGCCTGCTCAGGATGAGGGATCGTGATGAAGGGAAGTTTTGATGCAATATGCTGACCTTgttagataaataacttttactaattggcatttacAGGATgtgaatattttatattatcGAGGCTGAACTGACCGTAAGTGGATATAAATCTGGCTCTGAGTTGGATTAAtgatttgaacttgtttttttcttttttatagtgCCATAAAAAGGCTGCTGTTATTAATTCCCGCCTCATAGATTTTGAGTTAATTCTGTTGAATTTATTCAGCCTGGAGCTGCCTGGTTGTTTCTGCCCCCCGTGAACCAAAAAGTCAACACGTTTTATCTCCTCAGCCAGTCTTCCTGCGCCTGACCCTCCGTCCCTGCAAACCTGAGCAAGTCCAACACAACACGAGAGTCCTCGCTCACCTTCCCATCTGTAAGGGTAAAGAAGAACCACAGAAGTGCAATATCCGAAAATAGAAGTTGCGCCACTGAACATGGTAGTTTGGAGTTCATAAAGCAGAACAAACGGGTCCTGTTCTGTACGAGGAGAAGTGGCAGCACGACACGTTCACGCTCCCCGTGGCTTTACTGTGGTTTCAAAGTTTACTGTAACAACTTTGAAACCACAGTCCCCGATGGTTACGGGATTCATGCTGCAGCCCTTCGCTCACTTCTGCTGAGCCTGTGCTTTCAGATTAAGTCAGACTGGACTTAGTTTAAAAAGCTGCCCTATTTATTTCCCCTTGGAGCGACAACAGACCATGTGTGGTGTTTAAAACTAAGACGAGACCTGATTAAGGTCTGAGATGTGCTGATTTGAGAACCAAGGGCTTCATTAGATCtgaaaagtcagatttttatgCAAACTTTAATGTAACCAGCTGACTACAAGCTATTTGAGGAAATTTCAGAGTGAAAGCTGtcaatctgtttttgttgtatgGGGAATCCATCTCTGGAAGGGATACGAACCAATGGATGGGGGTGGGTCATGTGCGGGTGGGGTGAGTCTATTTCAGGGTGATCCTCAAGATAtttccccctccacccccccggCAGGGCGTGGTGGCGCTCCGACTCATTGTCCGACTGGGGTGGCGAGGCGTGGGCAGAGCGGGGCGGGAACGTGGAATGTGCCATTGTAGAGTCTCCGTCTCGTATCCCATGGGAGCCGGTCCACAGCAAACCCCACCCACCCACGCAGCGGGGCTTCGGGTTCCAGCTCTGACCCGGGCCACAGAGTCGGTGTCACCAAAGTTTTCAGCGGGAGAAAGTGCTCCAACTCATACTGACGACATCCGACACACTTTCTTCATTATGGCCCCCGATCAATAACAGCAGAGGGCTGTTTCCTGCAGGATTTATCCTGTACCGAAGACATTTAAACTGCTGCGCTTCTCAGACTTTCATtaatgtttgacatttaaagaaaatgcgAATGTGTTGCTGAAACAGAACAGCTAATACTGATTCGTTCTGGTGGCCTGAGGGTTAAAAAGACTGACTTCAACTGTGTAAACAACTGAAGGCCAGCCGAGGACCTTTGTTGCCCTACCCTcgtttcttcctcctctcattTCCTGACATTGCTCTGCTGTTTGCCGTGTAATAAGAAAACATCCTAAAATAATGTCCAAAGGCTCTAATGTTATCACGCTTCGTTGcctttctttaaacatttagctCCGTTTTCCTCACGTGGAAAAACGctcggctcattcaggacagTCGGGTTAcaacttttctactttttcaaaacattttacttcatttacagagaaatacacaaaacactgttctctttaaaatctgcttcagcaaactttctctgtttttgtattcCTCTGCGACTTTCAGCTTTAGTTACCATTCggctgcttttaacttttaactatacttgctacttttaggtccTACCTActattttacaacttttagctcttttctagtctttagctgtttttagctagcctattgctacttttaggttctgccacatttagcttttattctaaCACTTTCCTACCTTTTAGCATGTAgttaacattttgcttcttttagctttaccaaatcagtttcagcttcttcagcagtccCTCAGCGTTCATTTTCgcataaaatgcattttttaaagttcatttgttttctcCAACATTAATTCAACTTAGCCATCACGTGGGACAGACTCTAAACGTTTGACAATGAGATGCGTATTTTACCCtgcatttatttctctttataGCTCTTACGGTAAACAGAGGAAATaattaactgttttgttttttttttgtcacatccTACTTGTAACTTCTATTTTCcccataaacaaacacagaaaaaaagggaacacaCGTCTCCATTAGGATTACAGAAATCTTTCAGTTGACTCAGtaaagtgcatttaaaaaccCCCACTCCCCGAGCTGACAAACAGCCACACCAATACATGCACGTGTATGGACGTGAAAACACCCACACAGAGCAAATATAAATGCCAAGTGACGGTGAGCAGCCGGTCAGAATGAATCACGGAGTACATCTGATCCCGTCAGACAGCCCGTCATTACCCGGGCCGCGAATAATACCTGGCTTTGTCACAGTGGCTTTGATAGTAACCAGACTACCAAACACGGCAACCATCAGCTGGGCAAACTGAGCCACAACTGAGAGTCCGTGGTTGGAACTAAATACCAAACGTCTATTATCATTAACCCTACAATAGATGTTGCTTTCAGTGCAAAGAGACAGTAAGACTGATTTCCTTCCACTGGTGGAGCCAGTGCCGCTACGAGCTGAGGGGCCCGTCCTTGCCAGTCGGGTTAGAAAAGGGCCGAGACGAAGGAGGTGGGAGAATCCTCCGCCGACAACAATGACAGGAAAGCAGCACTAACGTTCTGAGGTCTGCGCTCAGGCCAACTCTCCCCCGAAACCATCCTGGATCACATAGTTGCTGTAGGCGCGGCCGTTTGGACCTCTAACGCAAATAATCACAGCAAGATTACGTCTGCTCTGTTAACGGAGACTCTTATCCACCGGCCAATCCGTGTGCCGTTACATCCGATGACAACTTGATTAATCACTCTGAAAAAGACGTTGTGACGTTGAAATATGGAAAATTCTGGAGCGTAGAAGTAAACTCTTCCCCAGTTGTTTGGACTGATTAAATgaactgtgcaaaaaaaaaaaaaaaaattacaaatttagaCAGAATCTTTCCTCGCAACTAAACGTTCGATGAGTGAAAACGTGTCGTTCTGCTCAGCTTTCTAATGCAAAGTGAGCAGAAAGACTCCAGCATGACTATTGGCTCCGAGCTCTCTAATAAGCAGCTTTTATAGGAGCAGATTAGAGGAGAGAAGTGACAAACGCAGGGCGCTTCGACATGAAGTCTACCTCCAAGCTCAgccagcgtgtgtgtgtgtgtgtggtatccACTGTGGTGGTACGTGGTTGTTTACACTCACACGCACAAACTTAGAAACGCTTTCATGCGTACAAGATCTCATCCAGTCACAGTCAATTTCATGTGACGCGAGCGCTCGTCCTCTTCTGTAATTAGTGCTCAAACACAGGCGTCGCCAAGCAGCCGCTGGTAAGGAAGGAAGGTCGCCCCGAAAAAACTTCTCACGCCCCTTCACTGCGGACACTTTACGTCGGTGGAAAGACAGATTTCGGCGCAGATGGATCAGTCTGTcttgtcaaaatgtttgtgacTAGTTGTTAAAACTTGGAAAATGTGTCTCGTTTTCTTGACCGTGAGAAGAAATGCTAACAAGGACCAGTCAGTTATAGACCtgataattaaacattttactgagCTCTTTATCCAATTCAAGAGGTGCCAAATGAAAGGGACAGTTCAGCtcctttgaagtggggttctgtggaaaagttatgaacaattaatgtcttacctgctgtagatagctctaagaagaacctcagtttgaagaaataaagttcaacactgactggactgacgagctgactgctgttgtcctaaaacaactacaacctgagaagtttttatgtttttctaacCTTTACACCACGTCAGTTTAATACAAGAGTATTCAGGCAGAAATCCTGTGGTTATACTGCACCAAaagcgctacagctagctgctgccgtcGCCGTTTGTGCTCTCAAATAACCATAAATCCATGTAAATAACTGACAGcaaagcaaagatttaaagGACATTGTCACTAGCTCATCAATAAGGCCAGaattaaacctttttgtctttgttttcttttaaagaagggtcttcaacaggtaagatattaattgttcacaacctttccttTGAAAGGTCTGAAGTGTTGCTTTAAGTTCtgtagctttttgtttcagctccagTTTTAAACCCTTAAAGACTCAGAAACAGAACTTAATGCAAACTTTTCTATttccatttaaactttgaatctCATGCAccatctctctctctatatatatttattatattttaatctgaaataaagttaaataataaacatggaaTCTGAAGAAGATcacagatttaaatttaaagttgagACAAGGCTCCGTTTATGACCGAATGGATGTTGCTCCAGGATCTGTACATTTTGAAGCCGTAACGTCGCCCTGATGGATGTTTACAAGTTACCTACATGATGTGCTCTAATCCAGCCCATGCCAGGGTGGCCGCCGGCGCATACGGCGTGAACTCGTAACCAGCTgggtggtctctctctctctctcctgcttaATAATCCCTGTCTTTAAGGAATTTGGCCGTGACTCGGCCACAGAAAAAGACACGTTCGCCTAATCATCAGACTATAAAAGAGAGTTAATTTCAGATAAATTAAAGTGTGTTCACTGGCAGATTTTTGTCTGGAGTGCTCAAAAATGGAGTTTGTTGCGTTCAGATGTAAAAACACTCTTGGAGATGTTcgatttttcttttccagccaCGTTAGAGTTCTGCTCCTCCTGTGTTTTGAAGCCCGATCTCaactaataaataaagtaaaaataagccTACACTTAATGCAGTTGGTTAAATGGTTGCATTCTGTTCTTTACTGACATTTAACTCTTATTCGCCATGCTTTAGGGGGTAATATTTGGGATCCTTGGCACACATTTTGGCACTACGACAGAGTAAAGAAAAGGTTTTCCTGCACAGTAAACCTCGCAGCGACCTTTGGACGGGCggatgtgtttttgtctgtttttctctgcaaGTGACGACAGCCCTTCCAGCGAGAATATTCTGACCTGAAATCGCTGCTCCTCCATTTTTTCGCACCTCTCTTGCACTTTCTCGCTTCCGCCTACCTCCATCCTCACGCACACTTCACaccaatcacacacacaaaaaagaaaaaaaaacactctcacacaaacactgtaACCATGGAAACCGCAAGCTCAGGCTCCTCAGCTTTCGAAGAGATGCTCCGGACCCCTCGTTTGGCGTCAACTCGAGGGTGAGGGCCGGATAAGCCAAGgatgcgtgtctgtgtgtttgaagACTGTGtatgagcgtgtgtgtgtgtgtttgattggcTTGGCGACAGGGCTCGGACACTGGAATGCCAGACAGGATGCAGGAAGAAAATTCCAGAAAGAGTCGAACCAAATCACAGCACGCCCCGAGGTGCCTCTGAATGCAGCACGGGAGTGGAGAAGCATCTCTCGAGTCTAATTTTCCCACCTCTGATGTCTCCAAGTTACGCTCTCGGCTTGGGAAATCTTGCACTGTGCCTCCATATCGAAGGAAAACTCCCAACTGGGATCAGAGCTCAGTATGATGTGTTGCATGTTAAAACTGTGGGAAGCTGTTGAATTAAAAGGACTTGTCTTTTGGgccgaggtgtgtgtgtgtgtgtgttattgtcTGGAACGCCACTTCCCTTTTGGGTTCACGTAAATCGAACTGCTCCTTTAGGCCATCTGTGGAGAGGATCGAGAGTAAACACGGGAACAATCGCTGCATATCCACAGGACAAACACCACAACCCGGCAGTGCTCAAGTGCTGTGTGCGAAACAAGCGTGGGCCGTTGCTATTTTCATgtgaggaaggaaaaaaacaaaaaactcctaAATACCAGAAACATGATTCCAAATGTAGCTGCTGTCGCTGCTTTGTTATTATGAAAAAAGATTGACGTCGAGGAGCAGTTTCGACAGCCGTTTAATCAGGACGAATGCGCGGTTTTTGTGTCTtcgctgatttattttttatttttttgaatgacTTTTAAACAACCGGGTGAGGACAACCACGGAAGATGACATGtcgcattttgtttttaaaaatcctgctCGGAAAAGCAGGGCCTTTCAGATCGCGTGCTTTAAAAATCTCTCATCTGAGATGCGCCGGAAAAACCAGCAGAGTGGACATCCTTGTTTCGCCGCTGTCTCGTGTCAAGCaagaggggaaaacaaaaaacaacaaaaacaaaaagctggtcGGGTTTCTCGCTTGGCCTCTTTGTGCAGAACAGGCTCCTTCCTCCCATGGCGCACCGAGGATGAGCGTCAGGCTCAGACAGAAACAGCCTCGGGGGTAAACATCCAGGACGGGGCGCAGCGAGGGGCACAGATGTCCCTGACTGGAGCGTCTGCTCAAGTGCTTTGAGTGaatttagacacacacacacacgcacacacacacatatacacaaagCGTGGCAAGAGAAAATAAGAGCAGACAGCAACAAGTGGCTGTTGAAGAGTGAAACCAATAATGTCTTACAGACAGAGatgaaaaggagaagaaaatatGATGCATTTTAGGGGGGGATTAAAAAGGGACACCAAactatttcctgtttgtttcctaaATCATACAACACATgaacagcagagtttctggttTTCCCTCAGACCTGCAGTGATTCCTGCTGATTTAATCATCATCACAGATGTGTCTGGAGCCAGAATGTTCTGCTGGTTTCTCGTTTTTGGGTTTTTAAGGAGATTGTTACAACCTATCAGCTGTTTGCAGGttcaaaagaaaactaagaTAATCACCAATCAAAAGCTAAGCTGCGACAAAAAGCTACAGTGGGTCGCCTGACTCATTATCCTGGCTCCGAATGGAAAgtctaaacaaaaatatacagtcAAATATTTTGGGGGACCTGCCCTGGCCCAGAGTGAACCTGAGTGTCAGCGCCTGATTAAAGGCGCTCATGTGACGGAGAGCAGGTGGACAACGGCGGCGCCCGTGGAAGAGACGTGTGGTTACGGAGAAGTCTGACAAATGTGGTGTTTTTGTGGTTTACGCTCGGATCTGTGGCGTAAGTGCAgctaaaagtgctttgtttacactgagcgcggacccacatttcagaattatCAATATATGTGGGAAAACTGCGCCGTTTGATACGGTTTAATGGTTTGTTGTGAGCACCTTAAGGTTGTGGTGTTCACAgaacctgcaggaaacaaaagacATTTGAAGACATGTTGACCACACCCTTCAGCCTGGgttagaggtcagaggtcagatatgactgtttttatctctgttgcAGTTATAATACTTTAAGAGCTTAGTGTTTTCTGAGGTGGACCTCTGGTTAAAATGTTATAGATGTCTTAGGAGGGGAAGTGATTTTAGTCCCCTCTCCTCCATTTGTGGTGtgtctgactgacagctgtcaatcaaagcCCCACGCTGACCAGCAACTCTCCAGCAGACACTTGAACTCACCTTCTCGGAGCTGATGCTCAGCTTCTTCTCCACGTGCACCTCTCCGTTCCTCTCctggaccgggaccgggacagGGATGGAGACCGGGACAGGGGTCAGCTCTCGGGGTGTCCCCTCCTGCTCCCTCCGCTCCACCACCTCCTCTTCTTGCGCctgaacctcctcctcctcctcctcctcctcctcctcttcctcccgctgctgctgctgctgcttcacgtCCCCGTTCTCggtctcctccacctccctgtcctccttcaccaccaccacctcctgctccacgtcttcttcttcttcttctttcttcacctccacctcctcctcgtcGTCCTCGAACGGTAAGGGGAGCCCCTCGGAGACGAACTCCTTCAGGCACTTCAAGTTgtgcttcttcagcagctgctccgTCTCCGGGTCCACCACCACCAGCTCCAGCCGGCCCGCGGTGGCCCGTATCCGGGACACGACCTGCTGGTGGCTCTCGGTCTCCACGTCCTCCCCGTTGACGAAGACGAGCCTGTCCCCGGCGCGGAGCCCCGAGGACTCGGCGGGGCTGTCCGGCTCCACCAGGCGGATGAACTGGCCCGTCCTCCCCTTCTCCCCGTGGAGGTGGAAGCCGTAGCCGTTGTCCCCCTTCTGCAGCGAGCACAGCCGGGGGCGCAGATACTGCTTTTTGCTCGGCATGTTGCGCacacgcacgcgcacacacacacacacacacacactcagctcctgctgctcttcAACTTGTTGCTCACACACACTGGGAAGGACTGGAAAACCTACCCCCGGGATGCTGCGGAGGACGGTAGCCCTGAAACTAAACACCCAGCCTCCCTGTCCTGTTCGCGGAGGGAAGTCCGGTCTGAGTGTCCCACCCGTCACCCGGGCTCCCGTAGTCCTTCCCCCGGGTCCAGAACCGAGCCTGCTTCAGTCACTCAGCTGTCGGTGCGTTTGAGGGttgcaacagaaataaaatgtaaaaaaaaaaaaaaagaaccaaactcCAGTCAGGAAGGAGGAGGTGCGTTCAGGGACCAGCCCAGCTGGCGGATTTACGCAAACTACAGGGATGAGTggagcagcaacaacaaacacaggctcTCCAGGAAaacctttgtttattttttcttttaaatgtaaactataaaataaaacataaaaaggtcgTCCCGAACTATGTCAATTGGTGCCATTTTGAAAGCGTTTTACATCAGGAGTTTTCAAGGTTTATTGATACGCAGTcctgaaatgtgggtatgcgctcaatgtaaacaaagccgaCAATGATCACATGATTCTCCCACATTAAGCTGGCTGTGTAGGGAAACAAATATGGCGGAATCGAGCACAAGTTGAATCTTTAAGGCGTTTAGGTGGAAATGTTTGAACGAATCGGCTGCTAAACACGAAATAAGAGAGAAATAACAAGCAGGCCGACTGTTAAGAATAAATATCGGGGCTCAAGCAGGGAGATGGAACGCCATGAAGACTGACACACTCAGATGTGTCTTTTTGCTAAACGTCTGCTGGACCGGTAAGTTTAAcgctttggttttttttttttcccccccaactCTAGTTTAGCGCTAAACAGGCTAACATTACGCAACAAATCTGGTTATAAATACATCCCACCTGTCAAACGTCTCCGTCTCCATTGTtcacctattttcagtcacttcagctgtttctgcaggtaaacaaacacacgtggtagTCTGCAGCCATTTCCTAATTTTACTTACCAATTTTTGATTAAAGGACAAAACATTAATTAGTTTTGATCTGTTTTGTTACAGGTTTGCTCAGGTAAGGGTATTTACATTAAatgtattgttcttttttttaatgaaagtggTATTTTGTGGAGTTGTCAGTaatcagcatcttacctgcagcagaaatcacTCCGAACATTGTCAGGTCCCGTCCACACGCCTCTGGTTCAGGTATAGAAACTGATATTTTCTCACATGTTTCCGTCCCCACGCAGACAGAGGAGCCTTTTCCAAAGTGGAGAGTTTAAAGACTTTTGTTCCTGATGGATCAATGTGGAgctggtcagaaaaaaaaatgacgcaGCTGCCTTTTCCACACACACGTCTGCGACCACTTTGTGTcgtagaaacaaacaaatatagaGCACATTTTCCCCCAGGTATTCTGGgtctgtctcactttatcctgTTGGTGTCAAACTTTGATTGGATgctaaaaatgaataataatggAGAGGAAAACATAAAGaatatagtttaaaaaacagatttgggGAAACTCTTTAGCCAAAAATATGTGGAGTGGTGTAGACAAGTCCTTAGTTTCGAAGGACAGGGAGAAATCCTCTGGACgggttcttcttcttttatccaAAGACGTCTTCTGTCTTATAAGCAGCACCTTCACATGGTGAATCAAGCTGCTGGTGACACCAAAGGACCACCAGCCTCAGGAGCGATCTTCAGGGTCCTGATGGCTCCTTTCTGTTCACAGAGGGCTGAGTGACCCTCACACTAACATCACTGTAGGAGGGGACAGGTGGACTCGCAGGCCTCTGTCCCTGTCTAACGACAAACATGGCTCCCTTTGCTCGTCTTCATCCCTGAAGGAGTGACTGCCGGCCCGGTGATGCTTCCCTTCTACGATCGGCCATGATTTGGTTCGTAACCTGTCTACAGAACCCTACTTTAATAAGTCCAAACCACCACTTTGAGACACATTTCATCTGACAATGTGTCCTGTGTGTTGACCTGCGTTTGAGCAATAAAACTGGCTCAGCCTCCGGTCTCAGATCAGTTAGGCatcattaatattttattgctgCAGGGAGGTATTTCTACCTACCTGCTGGATTTGAGGCCTCCAGTAACTAAATCATTTAGATCATTTAGGAGcagatttgaaatgtttatggGTCTAAATATGTCTCGGTTCAGTAATCAGATCACTGCAGCCAGTAAAAACTAACTAACGGGGGGgatttctgcagctctgcaacAAGTTTTTTCCTTTACATCTTCCTTCACTTCTGCTTTTCTGCCTGTCTGTAATCTGAATCAGTGGCAGCGGAGGATTCGGCTCATTGTAGAAAGTTATCCaaggtgatttcttttttaacaatgaagaaataaaagtgcAGCAGCAGTTCATGGCAGCATCTGCAGTGTGACTCACAGCGCAGATGGATGTGAGGGGGAGATTTGAGTACAGGTGCACCGTCGCCCGCAGTGAATCACGAGCTTGCTTCGTTGCCTTTAACTTTTCCACACAACACCGTTGACAACACGACGTCAGGGGAGGTTTGAGCAACCTCTCAGAAGCAGTTTGCCTTTCTAACTAGagacaaacaagtaaaaaaaaaaataaataaagatacaCTTTTATTGTCGCCTCTCTAGCAGGAACCAAATGTCACTTTTCGTTCGGTACATAAAGGAGAATAAAGGGTAGCTGCTGCCACACTGTGGCTTATTAACCTCAACACACCCTTTAACTCAGGACTCtccaacacatacacacacacacacacacacaaagacaagacaGACTTCAATAAAGCAAACCCCACATACATTACAAAATATactttatacatatatatatatatatatagtatgaCAACAAAGCACTTCAGTGGCACTTTGTGATCATTTTGACGCCTCCGGGGAGGGACAGATGTGACGTCTTTTGCACAACCAGACATTCGTAATGAACATTGTACAAAGAAACGGGTTACACGATGCGGCGCGTCGACAAGTACAGTCCCCACAACGACATCCATGGCTAAAAGAGACACAACAACATCTGGGAGTGCTGGGCTGTGAGCGGATGATTCAAACTGTGAAAACCTGAAAAGGGAggggagagggggagaaaaaaggagCTCCTCCAGCACAGAAATGTGTTCAGTCCTTTAGGATGAATgtatacacacacccacacacactcacacacacacacacggtgggTAATTGCCCCCAAAATATTGGCTTTATTCTATCTAACAGCAGtacagatgtgaacagatgagGCAGTGAGACTGAACTCCgcttctttaaaacattaaagagaAAAGGCCAAGAGGGGTTCAGTTCACCGTCCGGGTAAAACTCAGAGCTGCATGGCTTCAAAATGCTATATTCCCCATCAACAGTCGTTTAGCAAAAGgctgttttccttgttttttttcttctttatgtcCCCACACATGGATATAGCATTTTAGGTTATAAACTCCTGACTTTGATACAACTGTCACCACAAAGACCACAAACATTTCTACACGTTACACAAACGATTTAAGATTCACATTTCAGCGAAGGGACGGCAGCCAATCCGGATTCACTTTTCAGTCAGccgaaaaagaaagaaagaaagaaaggaaaataaatataatttaaaaaaacaaaaaaaacaagctttgtaGAGAAGGTGGAGGACATCCGCCTCTCAGGGTTCGCTGCTTGGACTGGCTTTtgttaaagagagagagagaaagagagagagagagagcagacaTTTTCCCCTCGTCCTCCATCCGTCGTCTTCGCCGCCCGCCCCCCGCCTCGTCCACGCACGCCTCTCTCTCCGCCTGGCGTTCAGCGCCTGCTAGCCGAGGCTGCAGCAGCCCGACTTGTGC
It encodes:
- the slc9a3r1b gene encoding Na(+)/H(+) exchange regulatory cofactor NHE-RF1, with amino-acid sequence MPSKKQYLRPRLCSLQKGDNGYGFHLHGEKGRTGQFIRLVEPDSPAESSGLRAGDRLVFVNGEDVETESHQQVVSRIRATAGRLELVVVDPETEQLLKKHNLKCLKEFVSEGLPLPFEDDEEEVEVKKEEEEEDVEQEVVVVKEDREVEETENGDVKQQQQQREEEEEEEEEEEEVQAQEEEVVERREQEGTPRELTPVPVSIPVPVPVQERNGEVHVEKKLSISSEKEVRAELRPRLCVVQRGPNGYGFNLHSERARPGQYIRAVDEDSPAERAGLQPKDRIVQVNNIPVEGKTHSQVVAAIKAGGDEARLLVVDPDADAFFKRCRVTPTFEHLTGPLPEPVANGEAEQKVNGSREAKEGERNSKVSISPSPSNASSNASLTTPTTSTPPEGPTTDAIPALNLTLQQVKELTHQKRSNKRAPPMDWTKKNELFSNL